Part of the Anaerobacillus alkaliphilus genome, TTATTAATCGTTATCTGGCTTTTAATTTCATCTGAAAAACTAGCTAAAGTAAAGTTATTCATTTCAAGTACTTCAACGAATTCTTCTTCAGTACCATATTCTTCAATAAATAAGTCTAGCTGGGCTTGGATTTCATCTTGAGAAGCTTCAAAGCCTTCTTCAACTGCAGCTTGAGTAATAAGTGTTGAATTAACAAGCTGGTCTAATACATGTAATTTAATTTGAGCTTCTGTTTCTTCATTAATTTCTAATCCCATTTGTTGGTAAGATAATTTCACTTGTTCATATTGAAATGCTAGTGACTGTTGAGAAATAGGTTGTCCATTTACCATTGCCACTGGCTCATTTTCTTCTAATTCTGGTGTAGCTTCTTCATTTCCTCCACAGGCTGCTAGTCCAATCATTAAACATACACTCGCTAATACGGTTACTAATTTTTTCTTAATCAAAATACCACTCCTTTATTCTATGTATAAACACAAGTGTAACAAACACCTTTTTCGAAGTAAAATAAAAAGGTAGGGTTAATTCTTACATTTCTAGAAATGAATACATAGTACTGGCTTTCATATGTTGAATTATAGTAAAATATGTAAAAATCTACGAGAATATTAGGTTGAAAGTCTTTGGAGTCACAATTTTCTTCTTTGTTTCGTAAACTATAACAATGGAGTAACTTTTAGGGGGATTGGTAGGGTGCTAGAGTTCTTTCAATCATTATTTATTAAAAAATGTTACTTTTGTAAAGGGAAAAAAGGCTATTTTACAAAATATGAAGTATACGATCAAAAGGTAAATGTCTGTTATAAGTGTTTGGAATACGCAGAACGTAGAGCATTCAGGAAAATAAATTGATCTTAGGTTGCATCTGAAGAGGTGCGACTTTTCTTTTAAAACAAGGGAAAAATACTTAGAAGTCGAAATAGTAATGGTGATAAATTTACATTGGGGGCAGATGATGAATAAACAGAAAGTGTTTACAGTACAAGCTTTACCTAGCGATGTAAAAGAATATTTGAAAAAACATGTTATTTTAAATGAATGGGACCAACAAGGACCTTTGACAAGAGAGCAGCTTTTTAATGAAGTGGCAGATGTGCACGGTCTAATCACTTCTGGGACTCCTATTAACGAAGAATTGTTACAATCTGCTCCAAATCTTCGAGTCGTTAGTACAGTTTCGGTTGGTTACAATCATTTTGATATTGAAGCTATGAAAAAACATCGGGTACTTGGTACCCATACCCCTTTTGTTTTAGATGATACGGTCGCAGATTTAGTCATTGCTTTAATGCTTTCTACCGCAAGAAGAATTCCTGAGCTTGATGCATTAACTAAAAGCGGCGAATGGAAAAAAGGCACAGCTGGGGCTATGTTCGGAGTAGATGTCCATCATAAGAAACTTGGAATTATTGGGATGGGAAGAATAGGTGAAGTGATTGCGAAAAGAGCAAAGTTTGGCTTTGATATGGAAGTGTCTTATTATAATCGCAACCGTAACTTAGAAGCAGAAGAAAGGTTAGATGTCCACGCGAAGGAATTGGATCAACTTTTAAGTGAATCTGACTTCGTTGTCCTCATGGTGCCACTGACGAGTGAAACAAGAAATCTAATTGGGGAGAGGGAGTTTCAGTTAATGAAGAAGTCTGCCATTTTTATAAATGGATCAAGGGGCCAAACAGTAGATGAAGAATCGTTGATCCAGGCTTTACAAACAGGCGAAATCTTAGCAGCTGGGTTAGACGTCTACCAAGAAGAGCCTACAAATCCAAATAATCCACTGTTAAAAATGCCGAATGTCGTCACACTTCCTCACATTGGTTCAGCAACGAGTGAAACAAGACATGCAATGGCTATGCTAGCTGCTAGAAATTTGGTAGCAGCACTGAATGGTGATGACGAGTGTTTTGTGGTGAAAGAATTAGAGGATTTATCGAGTACGTTAGAGTAGGTATAAATATATGTTGACACATTGGAATTATCGGATTATTATTAGGTAAATTATTTGTGAATTGAATTAGGAAGGCATACTTCATACCATTACGGCGGTATGTCTTTTTTAAAACTTAATTCATAGTAAATACATAAGAATTATAAGAATTTAATTTTTAGAGGCTGAATTGCGGAGTGTGTAAAATGACTATTGAAATTGCTTTTGTCCTATTTATTGTAATTGGGATGCTTATTAGTCTGATGAAAGAGATTGCTAGACCTGACTTTATCGTATTTTTTGCACTTGCAATTCTTATCATAAG contains:
- a CDS encoding 2-hydroxyacid dehydrogenase translates to MNKQKVFTVQALPSDVKEYLKKHVILNEWDQQGPLTREQLFNEVADVHGLITSGTPINEELLQSAPNLRVVSTVSVGYNHFDIEAMKKHRVLGTHTPFVLDDTVADLVIALMLSTARRIPELDALTKSGEWKKGTAGAMFGVDVHHKKLGIIGMGRIGEVIAKRAKFGFDMEVSYYNRNRNLEAEERLDVHAKELDQLLSESDFVVLMVPLTSETRNLIGEREFQLMKKSAIFINGSRGQTVDEESLIQALQTGEILAAGLDVYQEEPTNPNNPLLKMPNVVTLPHIGSATSETRHAMAMLAARNLVAALNGDDECFVVKELEDLSSTLE
- a CDS encoding SurA N-terminal domain-containing protein — encoded protein: MIKKKLVTVLASVCLMIGLAACGGNEEATPELEENEPVAMVNGQPISQQSLAFQYEQVKLSYQQMGLEINEETEAQIKLHVLDQLVNSTLITQAAVEEGFEASQDEIQAQLDLFIEEYGTEEEFVEVLEMNNFTLASFSDEIKSQITINKYIENKIAEPVITSSEVEERYEQYKQQTENMPELEEVYAQLEAEIRDEKNQASIGELVDQLKATSEINILI